In Ruminiclostridium papyrosolvens DSM 2782, the following proteins share a genomic window:
- a CDS encoding RluA family pseudouridine synthase, translating into MIPNIIYEDNHLLVVEKPVNIPVQADNTKDTDMLTLLKKYLKEKYNKPGEVYLGLVHRLDRPVGGVMVFAKTSKAASRLSEQVRTRTFKKVYLAVIRGVPKEQKTKLRNFLVKDSSENMVYVVKEGTKDAKEAVLEYEVLKSDGLLSMIKVKLHTGRPHQIRVQLSHSGYPLYGDQRYGITVNKPGQQIALWASSLTLEHPTKKEEMIFNCETPDTEPWIRFR; encoded by the coding sequence ATGATTCCCAATATAATATATGAGGACAATCATCTTCTGGTAGTAGAAAAGCCCGTAAATATACCTGTTCAGGCTGATAATACAAAGGATACAGATATGCTTACTCTTTTGAAGAAATATCTCAAGGAAAAATACAATAAGCCCGGAGAGGTATATCTTGGCCTTGTACATAGATTAGACAGGCCTGTAGGGGGTGTAATGGTATTTGCAAAAACATCAAAAGCTGCGTCAAGGCTGTCTGAACAGGTCAGAACAAGAACCTTCAAAAAAGTTTATTTGGCAGTAATCAGAGGTGTTCCAAAGGAACAAAAAACTAAACTAAGGAACTTTCTGGTCAAAGACAGCTCGGAAAATATGGTTTATGTTGTTAAGGAAGGTACAAAGGACGCCAAGGAAGCAGTACTGGAATATGAAGTACTAAAGTCGGATGGTTTACTAAGTATGATAAAGGTAAAACTTCATACGGGAAGGCCTCACCAGATAAGGGTTCAGCTTTCCCATTCAGGATATCCTCTGTATGGGGACCAACGGTATGGGATTACTGTAAATAAGCCCGGACAACAGATAGCACTTTGGGCGTCTTCATTAACCTTGGAGCATCCCACCAAAAAAGAAGAAATGATATTTAACTGTGAAACACCTGATACTGAACCGTGGATTCGGTTTAGATAA
- a CDS encoding class I SAM-dependent methyltransferase: MLLADEWKEYELIETGDGEKLERWGNVILRRPDPQIIWPIKDKKMWDKADAHYHRSQSGGGQWEFKKKVPKRWTVAFNDLKFYIEPTGFKHTGLFPEQSVNWKWMINSIQKANRPIKVLNLFAYTGGATVATAYAGAEVCHVDAAKGMVSWAKENLALSGLADRPVRFITDDCMKFVQREIRRGKKYDGIIMDPPSYGRGPGGEIWKIEDSLYGFVEQCMGLLSDKPLFFLINSYTTGFSPTVLSNILKQTIGKRFKGTHSGGEVGIPVSNSGLVLPCGIYGRWENR, translated from the coding sequence ATGTTACTGGCAGACGAATGGAAGGAATATGAACTAATAGAGACAGGAGACGGTGAAAAGCTTGAACGGTGGGGGAATGTCATACTTAGAAGACCTGATCCACAGATAATCTGGCCTATAAAGGATAAAAAGATGTGGGACAAGGCTGATGCACATTACCATAGGAGCCAAAGCGGCGGAGGACAGTGGGAATTTAAGAAAAAGGTACCAAAACGTTGGACAGTAGCCTTTAATGACTTAAAGTTTTATATAGAACCAACAGGCTTCAAGCATACAGGTCTGTTTCCTGAACAGTCTGTTAACTGGAAGTGGATGATAAATAGTATTCAGAAGGCAAACAGACCTATCAAGGTTCTTAATCTTTTTGCCTATACAGGCGGTGCCACGGTTGCAACAGCCTATGCAGGAGCAGAGGTCTGCCACGTAGATGCAGCAAAGGGAATGGTAAGTTGGGCAAAGGAAAACCTTGCACTATCAGGCTTGGCAGACAGACCCGTGAGATTTATAACTGACGATTGTATGAAATTTGTACAACGTGAAATAAGAAGAGGCAAAAAATATGATGGAATAATAATGGACCCGCCTTCTTATGGAAGAGGCCCGGGAGGAGAGATTTGGAAGATAGAGGACTCACTGTACGGCTTTGTAGAGCAGTGTATGGGCCTTTTATCTGATAAGCCGTTGTTTTTCCTGATAAACTCATACACTACAGGTTTTTCACCCACAGTACTCAGCAATATTTTAAAGCAGACAATCGGAAAACGATTTAAAGGGACACACAGTGGTGGAGAGGTTGGAATACCTGTAAGCAACTCAGGACTGGTGCTTCCATGTGGCATATATGGAAGGTGGGAGAACAGATGA
- a CDS encoding glutamine synthetase family protein, which yields MATKNDVLKFIDQNDVKFIRLQFSDIFGRMKNIAINSQLLEKALDEGVIFDASAIAGFSEVESSDMLLFPDLNTFSVIPWRPQHGKVARFICDIKNYDGSQFMGDPRYVLKRSAEKAKKQGYTFNIGPECEFFLFHIDAEGMPTTKTHDSAGYFDMAPTDLGENCRREICMVLEDMGFETEASHHENAAGQHEVDFRYSDVMTAADRIMTFRTVVKIVAQRNGLHATFMPKPIFNDYGSGMHINMSLFKDGKNLFNAGENSRDISDTAKMFAAGVLEHIKGLTAVANPLVNSYKRFVPGFEAPIHIAWSHMNRSPLLRVPAPKGEATRIELRSPDPSCNPYLTLALILEAGLDGLQKKMEIPEPVEINTYNLTPEQEEELNIQRLPSNLYLALEEMKKDTYIREVLGEHIYSKYISAKELEWTKYNSTVHPWEIDNYLTAY from the coding sequence ATGGCTACTAAGAATGATGTTCTGAAATTTATAGACCAAAACGACGTTAAATTTATCAGACTGCAGTTTTCAGATATATTCGGCAGAATGAAAAATATAGCTATAAATTCACAACTACTTGAGAAAGCTCTTGATGAGGGAGTAATTTTTGACGCATCTGCCATAGCGGGATTTTCCGAGGTAGAATCGTCAGATATGCTGCTGTTTCCGGATCTCAATACATTTTCCGTTATTCCCTGGAGACCGCAGCATGGAAAAGTTGCAAGATTTATATGTGACATTAAGAATTATGATGGTTCTCAGTTTATGGGAGACCCCAGATATGTTCTGAAAAGATCAGCAGAAAAAGCAAAAAAACAAGGTTATACCTTCAATATAGGACCTGAGTGTGAGTTTTTCCTGTTTCATATAGATGCTGAAGGCATGCCTACAACAAAAACACATGATTCAGCAGGCTATTTTGATATGGCGCCTACTGATTTGGGTGAAAATTGCAGAAGAGAAATTTGCATGGTCCTTGAAGATATGGGCTTTGAAACAGAGGCATCACATCACGAAAATGCAGCCGGACAGCATGAGGTTGATTTCAGGTACAGCGATGTTATGACTGCTGCGGACAGAATAATGACATTCAGAACAGTAGTTAAAATTGTTGCACAAAGAAACGGACTGCATGCAACTTTTATGCCAAAACCAATTTTTAATGATTATGGCTCCGGTATGCACATTAATATGTCTCTGTTTAAAGACGGCAAAAACCTCTTTAACGCAGGCGAAAACAGCAGGGATATATCCGACACTGCAAAAATGTTTGCAGCGGGCGTACTGGAACATATCAAGGGTCTTACTGCGGTTGCAAATCCGTTGGTAAACTCATACAAGAGGTTTGTACCGGGCTTTGAGGCTCCTATTCACATTGCATGGTCTCATATGAACAGAAGCCCGTTATTAAGAGTTCCTGCACCAAAAGGTGAAGCAACCAGAATAGAATTAAGAAGTCCTGACCCATCCTGCAATCCGTACCTGACATTGGCACTGATTCTGGAAGCGGGCTTGGATGGATTGCAAAAGAAAATGGAAATACCTGAACCTGTTGAGATTAATACTTATAATCTTACACCTGAACAAGAGGAAGAGCTGAACATACAAAGGCTTCCATCCAATCTATATTTAGCGTTGGAAGAAATGAAGAAGGATACTTATATCAGGGAGGTTTTAGGAGAACACATTTATTCAAAGTATATATCAGCTAAAGAACTGGAGTGGACTAAATACAACAGTACAGTTCATCCTTGGGAGATAGATAATTATCTTACTGCATATTAA
- the aroA gene encoding 3-phosphoshikimate 1-carboxyvinyltransferase has protein sequence MLLKVGKSELSGSINIPGSKSHTIRSLFLAGLAKGTSKIRNPLLSSDAISGADVCRAFGSTFDLKEDSYIVNGIGACPQVPENVIDVGNSGTSLRLGLMTAALVEGHTVFTGDYQIRKRQIGPLVKAINNLGGTAFTTRGNESAPVVIKGRATGGFTELDSVTSQYLSSILLNAPLLEKDTHINVTRLNEIPYVEITLWWLDKLGIKYSHNSMKEFFIPGSQQYKPFECNIPGDFSTATFFMVQAAISGNELVLTNLDMSDPQGDKAVLGILQDMGADIKYDDKNITIKGKSLKGREIDMNSIPDALPAMAVAACFAKGETRLVNVPQARLKETDRISVMCSELTKMGADISELPDGLVIRESKLCGTSVKGHDDHRVVMSLAIAGLNCQGETIIDTAEAMNVTYPGFVESVKSCGGKIQLL, from the coding sequence ATGTTATTAAAGGTAGGAAAATCAGAACTTTCGGGTAGTATAAACATACCCGGCTCGAAGTCTCACACTATTAGGTCGCTATTTCTGGCGGGGTTGGCAAAAGGTACAAGTAAAATTCGAAATCCCTTGCTTTCATCCGATGCAATTTCTGGAGCCGATGTATGCAGGGCATTTGGTTCGACCTTTGATCTGAAAGAAGATAGTTATATTGTAAACGGAATTGGGGCATGTCCTCAGGTCCCGGAAAATGTTATTGATGTAGGCAATTCAGGAACAAGCCTCAGGCTTGGGCTTATGACTGCTGCTCTTGTTGAGGGTCATACTGTTTTTACTGGAGATTATCAGATTCGTAAAAGGCAGATAGGGCCTTTGGTGAAAGCCATAAATAATCTGGGAGGTACAGCGTTTACAACCAGAGGAAATGAATCAGCACCTGTAGTCATAAAAGGAAGGGCTACAGGAGGTTTTACGGAGCTTGATTCTGTCACATCACAATATTTGTCCTCTATTTTGTTAAATGCACCCCTCCTTGAAAAAGATACCCACATTAATGTTACACGCCTTAATGAAATACCTTACGTAGAAATTACGTTATGGTGGCTTGACAAATTGGGCATAAAATACTCACATAACTCAATGAAAGAATTTTTCATACCGGGAAGTCAGCAATATAAGCCTTTTGAATGTAACATTCCCGGAGATTTTTCTACAGCAACCTTCTTTATGGTACAAGCCGCAATATCCGGTAACGAGTTGGTACTGACTAATCTCGATATGTCAGATCCTCAGGGAGATAAAGCTGTTCTTGGCATACTTCAGGATATGGGTGCGGACATAAAATATGATGATAAAAATATAACGATAAAAGGAAAGAGCCTCAAGGGAAGAGAAATAGATATGAACTCCATACCGGACGCTCTTCCTGCCATGGCTGTGGCAGCATGCTTTGCAAAAGGTGAAACCAGATTGGTCAATGTTCCGCAGGCAAGACTAAAAGAGACTGACAGAATAAGCGTGATGTGTTCTGAGCTTACTAAAATGGGTGCGGACATATCCGAACTTCCTGATGGCTTGGTTATACGTGAAAGTAAATTATGCGGAACGTCCGTAAAAGGCCACGATGACCACAGAGTGGTAATGTCCTTGGCCATAGCAGGCTTAAATTGCCAAGGAGAAACCATTATTGATACAGCAGAGGCAATGAATGTTACATACCCGGGCTTTGTTGAATCCGTAAAAAGCTGCGGCGGAAAAATTCAATTATTATAA
- the gdhA gene encoding NADP-specific glutamate dehydrogenase: MKILQRVMDQVIKRNPGEPEFHQAVKEVLESLEVVAERHPEWVDAGIFDRIVEPERQIIFRVPWVDDNGKVHVNRGFRIQFNSAIGPYKGGLRLHPSVNVSILKFLGFEQIFKNSLTSLPIGGGKGGSDFDPKGKSDLEVMRFCQSFMTELSKHIGADTDVPAGDIGTGAREIGYMYGQYKRLRNEFTGVLTGKGLTWGGSLARTEATGYGLCYFMDEALKAKGKSFKGATVVVSGSGNVAIYATEKVHELGGKVVALSDSNGYIYDPDGIKLDTVKQLKEVDRKRISEYVKIHKNATYTEGCSGIWSVKCDIALPSATQNEIDEASAKLLVANGCYAVGEGANMPSTPEAVEVYLNNKIIYGPAKAANAGGVATSALEMCQNSARYSWTFEEVDAKLKDIMVNIYKNASAAAKEYGMEDNLVAGANIAGFLKVANAMYAQGVAY, encoded by the coding sequence ATGAAAATATTACAAAGAGTAATGGATCAGGTTATTAAAAGAAATCCCGGTGAACCAGAATTTCATCAGGCAGTAAAAGAAGTTCTTGAATCTCTTGAGGTTGTTGCTGAGAGACATCCTGAATGGGTAGACGCAGGAATTTTCGACAGAATAGTTGAGCCTGAAAGACAAATCATTTTCAGAGTACCTTGGGTTGACGATAATGGCAAGGTACATGTAAATCGTGGTTTCAGAATTCAATTCAACAGTGCAATTGGTCCTTATAAGGGTGGTTTAAGACTTCATCCTTCCGTTAATGTAAGTATCCTTAAATTCCTCGGTTTTGAACAAATATTCAAAAATTCATTAACAAGCCTTCCAATCGGTGGTGGTAAGGGTGGTAGTGATTTCGATCCTAAAGGAAAATCAGATCTCGAAGTTATGAGATTCTGCCAAAGCTTTATGACTGAATTGTCAAAGCATATCGGTGCTGATACTGACGTTCCTGCCGGTGATATCGGAACAGGAGCAAGAGAAATCGGTTATATGTACGGACAATACAAGAGACTGAGAAATGAATTTACAGGTGTTCTCACAGGTAAAGGATTAACTTGGGGCGGAAGCCTTGCTCGTACTGAAGCTACAGGTTACGGCCTCTGCTACTTTATGGATGAAGCATTAAAAGCTAAGGGTAAATCCTTCAAAGGTGCCACAGTAGTTGTTTCCGGTTCAGGTAACGTTGCAATATACGCTACTGAAAAAGTACATGAATTAGGTGGAAAAGTTGTTGCATTAAGTGATTCAAACGGATACATCTATGATCCGGACGGAATCAAACTTGACACTGTTAAGCAACTTAAAGAAGTTGATAGAAAGCGTATCAGTGAGTATGTTAAGATTCACAAGAACGCAACATATACAGAAGGCTGTTCAGGTATCTGGAGCGTTAAGTGTGATATCGCACTTCCTTCAGCTACTCAGAATGAAATTGATGAAGCTTCAGCTAAATTATTGGTAGCAAATGGCTGTTACGCAGTTGGAGAAGGTGCAAACATGCCTTCAACTCCTGAGGCTGTTGAAGTTTACCTTAACAATAAGATTATTTATGGACCTGCTAAAGCTGCAAATGCAGGTGGAGTTGCAACTTCTGCTCTTGAAATGTGTCAGAACAGCGCTCGTTACTCATGGACTTTTGAAGAAGTTGATGCGAAACTTAAAGATATTATGGTTAATATCTACAAGAACGCTAGTGCTGCTGCAAAAGAGTATGGAATGGAAGACAATCTTGTTGCCGGCGCTAACATTGCAGGCTTCCTGAAGGTTGCCAATGCTATGTACGCTCAAGGCGTTGCATACTAA
- a CDS encoding ANTAR domain-containing response regulator has protein sequence MSAGGILIVCSKPELIKEIRALMLQQGYSSAEYSLSASAARRKLDFFEPELILVNSPLQDELGIDFILDIADNTDAGIIVLAKHEHLEDMQYRLEKVGALILPKPINKMTLLQTARFAAQSRKSLMGLKTINEDLEKKMKDRKIIEKAKWILVEKMNMTEPQAHRYIQKRAMDTRTSQLKVAEEIIQSF, from the coding sequence ATGAGTGCAGGAGGGATTCTTATAGTATGCAGTAAGCCTGAGTTAATTAAAGAAATCAGAGCCCTAATGCTGCAACAGGGATATTCGTCCGCAGAGTACTCGTTATCGGCAAGTGCTGCCAGACGTAAACTCGATTTTTTTGAACCTGAACTGATATTGGTTAATTCACCTTTACAGGATGAACTTGGAATTGATTTCATTTTGGATATTGCTGATAATACTGATGCAGGAATTATAGTGTTGGCTAAGCATGAGCATCTGGAGGATATGCAGTACAGACTTGAAAAAGTTGGAGCGTTAATACTGCCTAAGCCAATAAATAAAATGACTTTATTACAAACGGCCAGATTTGCTGCTCAATCCCGAAAGTCTTTAATGGGATTAAAAACTATAAACGAAGATCTTGAAAAAAAGATGAAGGATCGTAAGATTATAGAAAAAGCCAAATGGATTCTTGTTGAAAAGATGAATATGACTGAACCACAAGCACACAGATATATTCAGAAGAGAGCAATGGACACTAGAACATCACAGTTAAAGGTAGCTGAGGAAATTATTCAGAGTTTTTAA
- a CDS encoding THUMP domain-containing class I SAM-dependent RNA methyltransferase, whose protein sequence is MSKLQLIATSAFGIEAITARELKKLGYFEQKVENGKVTFSGDESAICRTNLWMRTADRILLKMGEFKALSFEELFEQTKALPWDEIIPMDAEFPVEGKSIDSKLFSVPDCQAIVKKAVVEKLKQKYKCEWFEENGPRYRIEVALLKDIVTLTIDTSGAGLHKRGYRKLVGGAPLKETLACAMILVSHWKKDRILLDPFCGSGTIPIEAAMIGRNIAPGLGREFDAEKWPLVPQKLWDDARDEAYDMMVEDQELRIHGSDIDEDAMSIARYHAKKAGVEDAIHLQRLPMSDISSRYKYGIIICNPPYGERLGEKEAVENLYREMGTVFKKLDSWSYYVITSNMEFEKLFGKRADKKRKLYNGRLLCNYYQFFGPPPPKQTINIQNTQQ, encoded by the coding sequence ATGAGCAAATTACAACTTATTGCTACATCTGCATTTGGAATAGAAGCTATAACTGCAAGGGAACTAAAAAAACTCGGATATTTTGAACAAAAAGTAGAGAATGGAAAGGTTACTTTCTCTGGTGATGAATCGGCAATCTGCAGAACAAACTTATGGATGAGGACTGCGGATCGTATTTTACTTAAAATGGGTGAGTTTAAAGCCTTGAGCTTCGAAGAATTGTTCGAGCAAACCAAAGCTTTACCGTGGGATGAAATAATTCCTATGGATGCTGAGTTTCCCGTTGAAGGAAAGTCAATAGATTCAAAACTTTTCAGTGTCCCTGATTGTCAGGCTATAGTAAAAAAAGCAGTTGTTGAAAAGCTCAAGCAAAAATACAAATGTGAATGGTTCGAAGAAAACGGACCAAGATATAGAATAGAAGTAGCATTACTTAAAGACATAGTTACCCTTACAATAGATACAAGCGGAGCAGGACTTCATAAGAGAGGCTATAGAAAGCTGGTGGGAGGAGCTCCGCTGAAAGAGACCCTTGCTTGTGCCATGATTCTGGTAAGCCATTGGAAAAAGGACAGGATACTGCTGGATCCTTTTTGCGGAAGTGGGACTATACCCATAGAAGCTGCTATGATAGGAAGGAACATTGCACCGGGTTTGGGGCGTGAGTTTGATGCTGAAAAGTGGCCGTTAGTTCCGCAAAAACTGTGGGATGATGCCAGAGACGAGGCGTATGATATGATGGTTGAGGATCAGGAACTCAGAATCCACGGTTCCGACATAGATGAGGACGCCATGAGCATTGCCAGATATCATGCAAAAAAAGCCGGTGTTGAGGATGCCATACATCTTCAGAGGCTTCCCATGTCCGACATAAGCTCCAGATACAAATACGGGATTATTATATGTAATCCTCCTTATGGTGAGAGGCTTGGAGAAAAGGAAGCTGTAGAAAATCTCTACAGAGAAATGGGTACAGTATTTAAAAAGCTGGATTCATGGTCTTATTATGTCATTACTTCAAACATGGAATTTGAAAAACTGTTTGGCAAAAGGGCTGATAAAAAACGCAAATTATATAATGGAAGACTTCTTTGCAATTATTATCAGTTTTTTGGGCCGCCTCCGCCGAAACAAACAATAAATATACAAAATACACAGCAATAA
- the speB gene encoding agmatinase, with translation MINKNTLPTNFLGCESSFEDSDIVIFGAPYDGTTTFRPGTRFAPAAMRTDSLGLETYSPYFDADISDYKIHDYGDLDLPFGSPTKALKMISETSKLIFEKGKKPLMIGGEHLVSLPSIEQAVKLYPELRIIHFDAHTDLREEYIGEPLSHSTVIRRAWDILGDNRIYQFGIRSGTREEFYWAKDGHTNLCLHNFDTLAAAVSQIGAAPVYLTIDLDVLDPSIFSGTGTPEAGGVTFLQLINALQAVSSLNIIGADVVELSPHYDHSGASTAVACKVLREVILTMQNL, from the coding sequence ATGATAAATAAGAATACCCTTCCAACAAATTTTCTTGGATGTGAAAGTAGCTTTGAGGACTCCGACATTGTAATCTTTGGGGCTCCCTACGACGGTACAACTACCTTTAGACCCGGCACAAGATTTGCCCCTGCTGCCATGAGAACCGATTCTCTTGGCCTTGAAACTTACAGTCCCTACTTCGACGCTGATATTTCCGATTATAAAATTCACGACTACGGTGATCTTGATTTGCCCTTTGGTTCACCAACCAAAGCATTGAAAATGATATCCGAAACTTCTAAATTAATTTTCGAAAAGGGTAAAAAGCCTCTGATGATTGGCGGAGAACATCTTGTATCACTGCCTTCAATTGAGCAGGCAGTAAAATTATACCCTGAGCTCAGAATTATTCATTTTGATGCTCACACCGATTTGAGAGAAGAATATATTGGAGAACCTTTATCACACTCAACAGTTATAAGAAGAGCATGGGATATTTTAGGAGATAACCGCATTTATCAGTTTGGTATAAGAAGCGGAACAAGAGAAGAATTCTATTGGGCCAAGGATGGTCATACCAACCTCTGTCTTCATAATTTTGATACCCTTGCTGCTGCAGTATCTCAAATTGGCGCTGCCCCTGTTTACCTTACAATAGATTTGGACGTTCTCGATCCGTCAATTTTTTCAGGAACAGGTACTCCTGAAGCAGGAGGAGTTACATTCCTGCAACTTATAAATGCACTTCAAGCAGTATCCTCCTTGAATATAATCGGTGCCGATGTAGTAGAACTGTCACCACACTATGACCATAGCGGTGCTTCTACTGCTGTTGCATGCAAGGTTTTAAGAGAAGTCATCCTTACAATGCAGAATTTATAA
- a CDS encoding P-II family nitrogen regulator, giving the protein MKKIEAIIRPSKLEELKEALLAIDIDGITITQVMGAGKQMGWKEFYRGTEVSLNVLPKVKLELVAADDKVELIAETIIQYSQTGEVGDGKIFIFDLADCIRIRTRERGDKAL; this is encoded by the coding sequence ATGAAAAAAATTGAGGCAATTATCAGACCGTCAAAGCTTGAAGAACTAAAGGAAGCTCTTCTGGCAATTGATATAGACGGCATTACCATTACTCAGGTAATGGGTGCAGGAAAGCAAATGGGATGGAAAGAATTTTACAGAGGTACGGAAGTTTCTCTAAATGTTCTTCCGAAGGTAAAGCTTGAATTGGTGGCTGCAGATGATAAGGTTGAGCTGATTGCTGAAACTATAATTCAGTACTCCCAGACCGGAGAGGTGGGGGACGGTAAAATATTCATATTTGATCTTGCTGACTGTATTCGTATCAGAACAAGGGAAAGAGGAGACAAAGCACTGTAA
- a CDS encoding ammonium transporter, translating into MGNINTGDTAFMLVSTALVFFMTPGLALFYGGMVKRKNVLSTIMASFFIAGLASVLWVAVGYSLSFGKDIGGVIGNLDWAFFSNVSGQPNADYAGTIPHTLFAAFQMMFAIITPALITGALVERMKFSSLVLFIGLWSIIIYYPMAHMMWGVGGLLKNLGAIDFAGGNVVHISSGVSGLVAAIILGKRKGYGMTSHQPHNIPLVFIGASVLWFGWFGFNAGSALGSGELAVHALMTTNTSAAMALISWMFVEKITRGKPTMLGAATGAVVGLVAITPGAGFVPIWASLIIGAIVSPICYFAMSVLKPKFGYDDALDAFGCHGIGGIWGGIATGLFAKTSINSAAQWNGLVFGDTKLFVAQIISVAVTIAFSVVGTAVIMFVVKLIMKEIRVAPREESEGLDITQHGESAYPSFTGMD; encoded by the coding sequence ATGGGAAATATTAACACTGGCGATACAGCCTTTATGTTGGTGTCAACTGCTTTAGTATTCTTTATGACACCGGGGTTAGCACTCTTTTACGGAGGAATGGTAAAAAGGAAAAATGTATTGAGCACCATTATGGCATCTTTTTTTATTGCAGGTCTTGCATCGGTGCTTTGGGTGGCAGTGGGCTATTCGCTGTCATTTGGTAAGGATATCGGAGGAGTAATAGGAAATCTTGACTGGGCTTTTTTCAGTAATGTTTCAGGACAGCCAAATGCTGATTATGCAGGTACTATACCACATACTCTATTTGCTGCTTTTCAGATGATGTTTGCAATTATAACACCCGCATTGATTACAGGTGCGTTAGTTGAAAGAATGAAATTTTCATCATTGGTTCTTTTTATAGGACTGTGGTCAATAATTATATATTACCCGATGGCTCATATGATGTGGGGTGTGGGAGGTTTACTTAAAAATCTTGGAGCTATAGATTTTGCCGGAGGTAACGTAGTTCACATAAGTTCAGGAGTATCAGGTTTGGTGGCAGCGATTATATTAGGTAAGAGAAAAGGTTATGGAATGACTTCGCATCAGCCTCATAATATACCTTTGGTGTTTATCGGTGCATCAGTACTTTGGTTCGGATGGTTTGGGTTCAATGCAGGAAGTGCTTTAGGAAGCGGAGAACTTGCGGTTCATGCATTAATGACTACAAACACATCTGCTGCAATGGCACTTATTTCATGGATGTTTGTGGAAAAGATTACCAGAGGAAAGCCTACAATGTTGGGCGCAGCAACCGGAGCGGTAGTTGGGCTCGTGGCAATAACACCGGGAGCAGGATTTGTACCAATATGGGCATCTCTTATAATAGGAGCGATTGTAAGCCCTATCTGCTACTTTGCAATGAGTGTTCTTAAACCAAAATTCGGCTATGATGATGCACTTGATGCATTTGGTTGTCATGGTATCGGTGGTATTTGGGGTGGTATTGCAACAGGGCTGTTTGCCAAAACTTCTATAAATTCTGCAGCACAGTGGAATGGTCTGGTGTTTGGAGACACAAAGCTGTTTGTAGCTCAGATAATAAGTGTAGCAGTAACAATAGCTTTTTCAGTAGTTGGAACTGCGGTTATTATGTTTGTAGTTAAATTAATTATGAAGGAAATAAGAGTTGCTCCTAGAGAAGAATCTGAGGGACTTGATATAACACAGCATGGAGAATCTGCATATCCTTCATTTACCGGAATGGATTAA